GGCGACAGGCGGTCGGTCGAGTCAACCGCGGACTCCCGGCGGGCACCGTCGAAGACGACGACACCGACCTCGCGACCGCCGCCCGTCGGGAACTCCGCGAGGAGACCGGCCACGAGGCCGAGACGGTCGAGCACCTCCACACGAGCGAACCGGCGAACGGCTTCGCCAACTCCGTCCACCACTACTTCCTCGCCCACGGCTGTGAGCCGGCGGCCGACCAAGACCTCGACTTCAACGAGAGCATCCGCCCGGTGACCGCCGACTACGACACCGTCCGCGAGGCGGTCGCCGCCGGCGACGTGCGCGACGGGCGGGCCGTGCAGGGGATCGCGATGTACGAGTTGCGCCGCGAGTGACGGGGCCGACCCGGACCACGCGGGTCACGGCGCGTATCCGCCCGCCGTCGCTGGGGTAGGTCTTTCAGGATGGGGCCCCGACACGACGCATGGTCGAGTTCGGACCCCTCCGTGGGGGGTCGGTATGATACGCTCCCTCCTTCGACGGCTTCGCGACTGGTACCGCTCGCTCGATCCGCGCGTCCGGGCGCTCGTCGAGGCGGTGGCGCTCGGTCTCGGCGGGATCGTAGCGGCGCTGTTCGTCGTGTTCGGCGTGTTCATCTCGCTGGGGTTCGCCGGCTACCAGCCGTCTCCGTTGGTGCTCGTCGGCCTGCAGTTGGTGCTCGTTCAGGGGGTCTCCTTCGGCGGCTTCGCCTCGGTGTACCTGATCCGGCGCGGACGGAACCCGCTGTCGCTGTTCCGGTTCCCGGGTCTCCGCGACGCCGCAGTCGCCGTCGGTGGCTTCGTCGGGTCGTTCTCGCTGTTGATCGCCGCCAGCT
The DNA window shown above is from Halobaculum marinum and carries:
- a CDS encoding NUDIX hydrolase, producing the protein MDDDEDTIDADDSLAWETLDTDLDYSCPGFDVRRDDVRLPDGTETDFHYVDEPPAVVVLPFTPEGDVVLIEEWRQAVGRVNRGLPAGTVEDDDTDLATAARRELREETGHEAETVEHLHTSEPANGFANSVHHYFLAHGCEPAADQDLDFNESIRPVTADYDTVREAVAAGDVRDGRAVQGIAMYELRRE